The nucleotide sequence TCCCGTGCCGCCCTTGCCGCTGACAACAACAATTTCACGCATGGCCCGCGCCCTCCGCAAAAGTACGCAGTTTTGCCGCCAATCCGGCAAAACGCTGCCGCCATTCCCGCCCGGTCGCGCCCTGAGCCTCTGTGGGCGGCAAACCGCACGCGTAGGCCTCCGCGGCTTCGCGCTGAAAAGGCAGCTCGGCCAGCACCGGCAACCCGGCCCCTGCGCACCATGCCCGCAGCTCGTCCTCGCAAGCCAGGTTGCCCTCCATGCCCACGCGGTTCATGACCACGGCGACGGGTCGCCCGAGCTGTGCAAAGGCAGCGTGCGCCAGCTTGAAATCATAAAACCCGAAAGGCGTCGGCTCCGCCACCAGCAGCACGGCGTCCGCGCCGCGAGCGGCTGTCATGGCCGGGCAACTCACGCCGGGCGGCGCGTCCATAAGCACATCCGCCGGGTGCGCCCGCAGCAGGTCGGCAAGTTTGCGCTCCTGCGCGCGCAGGAGCGGCGGGGTCATGGCCTCGCCCACGCGTGTGCGGCCCATAAGAAAAGGCACAGACCGCTCTCCAGCCCGGACCTTGCCCAGCAGCAGCGCACCCAGCTCACGCCGGGCCACGCGCAGGGCATGCTCGGGGCAGACCGCAAAGCAGCCGCCGCAGCCGTGGCACATATCCTGAAAATACACGGGCTTTGCGCCCAGCATGGCTATGGCCCCATAGGCGCACATGGGGCGGCACGCCCCGCAGCCCGTGCAGACATCTGCCGCAAGCTCCGGAACCTCAAGGAACACGGGTTCCGGCGGCTCAAGGTCGGGATGCAGCAAAAGGTGCAGGTTGGGGGCCTCCACATCGGCATCCGCAAGCAGCAGTTCGCCCGCCCACTGACCGGCAAGGCAGGCCGTCACCGTGGTTTTGCCCGCTCCACCCTTGCCGCTGGCAATTACAATGCGCATAGGGTCTACTTGTTGGGCGCCGAGGCCGGGCTGACCGAGCCATCGGCAAGGCAGCGCACGGCGTCGCCAACGCTGCGGTTTTCCATGTCCTGGTACACGTCAAGCCCTGCCGCCTTAAGCGCCATAAAGGCCTTGGGCCCCACATAGCCGCTCATGACCGCCTGCACGCCCAGGCCGGCCAGTCTCTCCGCCGTCTGGATGCCCGCGCCCTGAGCCGCAGCCTGCGATGCGCCGTTATCCACATAGTCTGCCTGCATGGTTTCCATATCGACAATGACAAAACCGCCAGCCCGGCCAAATCGCGGATCCACCTGCGATTCCAGCCCCGGCCCTTCACTTGAAACGGCAACTTTCATGTGTGCTCCCTTGTTTTTGCTCAAACGAGCATAACCTCGCGGGCTGGATTGTCAAGCGTAAAAAAGCCGCCGCACCAGTTTTTGCTGATGCGGCGGCTGCACCGCCATGGGCGGCCGGGGGGGAAGAAAAAAACTACCTGTTCACATAAAAGTCGAGGGGCTTTACCCGATAGCTGTTGACTGGCATGAGGTCTGTGGTCACATAGCCGGGCCTTGCATTGATCAGGTCGGGGATGCGGTTGACAATGGTGGCGCAGGTCAGCTCCACGGTGGCGGGCTGGGTAATGACCACCTGCGTGTCCGGCTCGCCCATGAGGGTCCAGTCGTTGCGGTCAACCTCGCCGGGGGCGTAGACCTTGCCCACGCACTCGCTTTCAATGACGATGCCCTCCTGCGTTTCGGTGGTCACCACAGCTGACATGCCCGTGGCGTGCCCGGCGGGAATGGTCATGCCCAGCGTCTCGGAATGCAGCTCGGTGGCGTGGGTCTGCGGCACGCACTTTTGCACCTGACTTTTGACCGTAAGGCCAAGGCGCTCTGCCAGCCAGCCGTTGACGTTCCACATGTAGGACGGCAAAAACTCGCCCCGCTCGATCAGCGCTTGCCGTTCGGCGGACGAAATGGCGTCGGCTGCGGCAATTTCCTTTTCAAACGCGGGCAGATCAAGGCCAGCGCCGTGCACCTTGGCCAGCGCGATGCCGTAGTCTTCCACATTATAGCTGGAGCTGCCCTTTATTTTGCTGATGCTGTGCATGGCCCCGGCCAGCGTGGCGATCAGGTTGCCCCAGAACACGTCCTGATAGCCCGAGCCGCAAATGGTGCAGCCGGTCTTTTTGGCCATGGCGTCCACCTCGCGGGTGAGCACGGGCGACGAATTCATGGGAAAGATGGCTTCCTCATTGGTGGTGATGGCATTGACGCCGTTTTCAGCGCAGACCATGAGCGCCTCAATGATGTCGCGCATCAGGCTCATGGTGGTGATGATGCAGGCATCGGGCTTCAGGGCCGCAAGCGTCTTGCCAGCCTCTTGCGCGTGCCGCACCACAACGCCCCTGTCCGGGCCGCCTAGAATGGAACCGATATCGCGCCCCACCACCGCCGGGTTGACGTCAAAGGCTGCGACAATTTCCGCTCCTTTTTCATATACATATCGCATTGAATACTTTGACATCTTTCCACAACCATACTGGGCAATCCGCAATTTGCTCATGAGTTTCCTCCTGGTTTGGATATTCATTATGCTGAAATTATCTTTCAACTACAGCATACGCCCAGCTTGTGAAAAAACAAGCATGTCACGAATGATAAAAAATAGCGCCTCTATGGCAGCACGCCAGAGCCACGGCAAGGCCCGCCACAATTGCGGCAGACCCCGCCACATCGGCGGGCAGGATTGGCAAGCCCAGAAACAGAACCGAAAGGGCCAGCCCGCTCAGGGGATTGAGCATATTGTACGCGGCAGCAGTTGACGCCCCTTGCGTGCGGATGAGCAACAGCCACAGAGCCATGCCCAGCAGGCTCACCACTGCTAGCCAGCCAAGCGCCAGCAGGGCCTGAATGGAAACTGCAAGTGGCGTCACCGCGCTACGCATGCCCGCCGGAGCAAAAAAGAACATGGCGCAAACTGACATCCAAAAATTGACCGGCAGCAGCGGCATGTTGCTGTATCTGCCGCGAAACAGCACCGCGCCTACGGAAAAAGCCACGGTTGCCCCTGAAGCCAGCAGCAAGCCCAGCACGGCCCCGCCCTCAAGCCTGCCCACACCCACCATGACCACAATACCAGCCAGCGACAAACCAAAGCCCAGCAACTTTGCCGCGCTGAACGATTCCAGCCTGCGAGCAACGCCAAGTATAAGGGTGACAAAGGGCGAGCAGGACACAATGACCACAACCCAGGGGGGCGACACCAGTTGCAGGGCGGAAAAACTCAGCCCCAGATAGCCCACGTTGTTCAGCAGGCCAAGCACAAATCCCACCCGCAACGCCCTGCCCGCATGCGGCCCCCACAGTCTTTTACCGCACAAGAAGCCAAGCACAAAAACGGTACCCACAAAACGGTAAAACAGGCTTACGAATGGCCCCATTTCCGTTACCACTATCTTGCCCGCCACAAAGGCCGAACTCCAGATAATGCTGAAGCACACGCCCACAGCCACGTGCCGCCAGCTCAGACGCTTTTGGGCCGTGTTTCCCGCGCTTCCATTTCCCAATCCTGGCTTGTGCGCTTCCAGCGACCTTTCCACACTTGCTGATTTTTCCATTTTTCACCCCTAACCTTTGCGGCAATATAATTGCGTCCACAGTAGGCGGGGGCTTGATAATTTGTAAAATTTATTTTTATCATGAACAAATTACCTTGTCTTATTTTAAGGTGGTCAGCAGTTATGGAACTCCCGTCAGACACGCGCAGCATTACCCTTGAGCATATGCGGGCTTTTATTGCCGTGGCCCATTTCCGCAGTTTTCAGAAAGCCGGGGAGCAGCTCTGCCGCAGCCAGTCAGCGGTGACGCAGTCTGTCAAAAGGCTGGAGACGCACCTCAACTGTACACTGGTGGCGAGGGGCAATGGGCACACCTTTGGCCTCACCACGGCGGGGCAACGCCTGCTGCCGGAACTGGAGGATATTCTGCTGCGCTTTGACGCAGTCTTGCGCGCTGCCCGGCAACCTGAATTGCGGGGGCGCATCACGGTGGGCATTCCGCCAAGTTTCAGCACTGTGGAGTTGCAGGCAGCTGTGGCGCGCCTGCTGGCCCTCAATCCTGACCTTCAGAGCGGGATTATTTCGGCCATGTCTGCGGATATTGACCGCATGCTGGCGGACGGCAGCCTGGATGTGGGCCTGATCAACCAGTACCGCTTTGACAGCAGCCATGCGGTCGAGGGCATATTCGAGGTATTGGCCCAGCAGCCCCTGCACTGGGCAAGCGGCGGACACATTGCGCTCGCGCCAACCACGCCAGTGCCGCTGGCCACCTACAGCGAGGGCAGCCCCTGGCGCGCCGCCACGCTGGAAGTCCTCAATGTCGCAGGCAGAAGCTATGATTTTGCCTATGTGAGCGCCTCGTACGAAAGCCTGTGCAGCTCAGTGCTGGCGGGTTTTGGCATAACTGCTCTGCCCGACTGGGATATGGACGGACGCTTTGTCATCCTAGACGGCACGTGCGGCCTGCCGCCTCTGCCGCAGGTGCGCACAGTACTTAAAACTGCCGTGTACAGCCCGGTGCTGCGCCAGTTTTGCGACTTCATTATGCAACTGCCGTTTTTTAAAAACCTGCGTCCTCGGGCCTGAGCGACACGCAAAAAGCCCCCGAATCCAAAGACCCGGAGGCTTCAATCAACCAGCAATTTTGCCCGCCGCAAGTGCGGGATTAAGAGCAGGCGCGCGGTGCGCGACGAGGTAAAGGGGCCTAGCCCCTGTCTTCCAGCGCTGCCACAGAGGGCAGCACCTTGCCTTCAAGCAGCTCCAGCGACGCGCCGCCGCCGGTGGAGATATAGCCCATCTTTTCCGACAGGCCGTATTTTTCCACCGCCGCCACAGAGTCGCCGCCGCCCACAACCACAAAAGCCTTGGAATCGGCAAGATAGTGGGCCAGAGCCTTGGTGCCTTCGCCAAAGGGATCGGTTTCAAACGCGCCCACAGGGCCGTTCCACACCACTGTGGCCGCCTTGGCGAGCAGCTTTTTGTACTGCATGACCGTATCGCGCCCGATGTCCAGAATCATCTGGTCGGCGGGCACGTCGCCCACGGCGCGGGTGGTTGCCGCCTGGCCGGGGGCCAGTTCTTCGGCTGTGACCACATCCTCGGGCAGGGGCAGCTCCCTGTTCAGGTTCTTGGCCTGCTCCATGATGCGTTTGGCTTCGGGCACCAGCTCTTCTTCATACAGCGACTTGCCCACCATGTACCCGGCAGCCGCCAGAAACGTATTGGCAATGCCGCCGCCCAGGATAAGCACGTCCACTTTTTCAAGCAGGTTCTCGAGCAGGGCCAGCTTGGTGGACACCTTTGAACCGCCGATAATGGCGGCCAGCGGGCGGGCGGGGTTGTTCAGCACCTTGGCAAAGGCGGTAAGCTCGGCCTGGAGCAGCGGCCCGGCGCAGGCCACCTTGGCCACGCGCACCGCGCCCTCGGTGGAGGCATGCGCCCTGTGGGCCGCCCCAAAGGCGTCCATCACATACACGTCGCCCAGTGCGGCAAGCTGCGCGGCCAGAGCGGGGTCGTTCTTTTTTTCGCCCTTGAGAAACCGTACGTTTTCAAGCAGGGTCACCGCGCCGGGGGCCGCTTTGGCCTCGTCCAGCGTAGCAGCCAGCGCAACGGGCTTGCCCAGCAGTTCCGAAAGGCGCGCCGCCACAGGTTTGAGCGAAAACTGCTCTTCGTACTGCCCCTCGGTGGGCCGCCCCAGATGCGACAGCAGCACCACGCCAGCGCCCTTTTCCAGAGCCATGCTGATGGTGGGCAGCGAAGCGCGGATGCGCTTGTCGTTGGCAACCTGTCCGTCCTTCATGGGCACGTTGAGGTCTTCACGGATCACAACGGTTTTGCCCGTAAGGTCCAAATCCTGCATTTTTTTGATAGGCATATGCGGTCTCCCTGTCAGAGAATTTGCTTTGTTGGGCAGGCTGGCTACTTCGCGCCCTGCTGCAAAAGGTTTTCCGCCAGTTCCAGCACATGCGCCACGGTAAAGCCCAGGCGCTCAAAAATAATCTTGGCGGGAGCGGACGCGCCAAAGCGCACCATGCCGACCACCGCGCCGTCCAGCCCCACATACTTGCGCCAGTAATCCGCAGCGGCGGCCTCAATGGCTATGCGGGCGCGCACGCCGCGCGGCAGCACGCTCTCCTTGTAGGCCGCGTCCTGCGCGTCAAAAATTTCGGCGCAAGGCATGGAAACCACGCGGGCCTTGCGCCCGTCGGCTGTCAGCTGGTCGGCCGCTTCAAGGGCAAGGGACACTTCCGAGCCAGTGGCAATAAGAATGATTTCGGGCGTGCCGTCGCACTCGCGCAGCACATAGCCGCCGCGCGCAATGGCCGCCACCTGGGCGTCGCTGCGCTGGCAGAAGGGCAGATTTTGCCGCGAGAGCGAAAGCCCCGTGGGAGTGTGCACGCTCTCAATGGCGCTACGCCAGGCCACGGCGGTTTCCACCGTGTCGCAGGGCCGCCAGAGATTGAAATTGGGCATGAGGCGCAGCATGCCAAGCTGTTCTACAGGCTGGTGGGTGGGGCCGTCCTCGCCCACGCCGATGGAGTCGTGCGTCAGCACCCACACCGAACGGATGCCCATGATGGCCGCCAGACGCAGGGCGTTTTTGGCCTGATCGGCAAAGGACAAGAACGTGCCCGCGTAGGGGATAAAGCCCCCGTGCAGGGCAAAGCCGTTCATGATGGCGCTCATGCCGAATTCGCGCACGCCGTATGAAATATAGTTGCCCTCGTGGCTCTGGATGTCCAGATGCACGGAAGAGCTCGTCAGCGTGCCCACAGAGCCGGTAAGGTCGGCGGAGCCGCCCACCAGTTCGGGCAGACGCGGCACAAGGCACTCAAGGGTTTTCTTGGAGGCCACGCGCGTTGCCGTGGTTTCGGCCTTGCTTACGGCCTCCGCCACCATATTTTGGGCGATACCCGCCCAGTCGGCGGGCAGGTCGCCGCGCATGCGGCGGGTAAACTCGGCGGCCAGCTCGGGGTTGGCCTTGGCGTACGCCGCAAAGGTATGCTCCCAGGCGGCCTCGGCGGCCTTGCCCTTTTCACGCGCGTCCCAGGCGTCGTACAGCTCCTGCGGCATGCTGAACGGAGCTTCGGTCCAGCCAAGGGCCGCGCGGGTGGCGGCAATGCCCTCGTCCCCGAGGGGCGAGCCGTGGCAGGAGGAGGAGTCGGCCTTGGGCGAGCCAAAACCGATGTGCGTGCGGCAGATAATCAGGCTGGGGCGGCTGTGATCGGCCTTGGCCTCGGCAATGGCTGCGTCAAGCGCGGAGGCGTCGTGCCCGTTGATGGGGCCGATAACCTGCCAGTGATAGGCGCGAAAGCGCGCGGCCACATCCTCGTTGAACCAGCCGTCGATCTTGCCGTCAATGGAGATGCCGTTGGAATCGTACAAGGCAATGAGCTTGCCCAGGCCCCACGTGCCGGCCAGCGAGCAGGCCTCGTGCGACACGCCTTCCATCAGGCAGCCGTCGCCGGTAAACACATAGGTGTGGTGATCCACAACCGTATGCTCGGGCGTATTGTAACGGGCGGCCAGCATGCTTTCGGCAAGGGCCATGCCCACTGCGGACGAAATGCCCTGCCCCAGGGGGCCGGTGGTCATTTCGATGCCCAGGTCGGGTTCATATTCCGGGTGACCAGCCGTTTTGGCTCCCCACTGGCGAAAATTGCGCAGCTCTTCCATGGGCAGGTCGTAGCCCGTGAGGTGCAGCAGGGCGTACAGCAGCATGGAGGCGTGGCCGTTGGAAAGCACAAACCGGTCGCGGTCGAACCAGCGGGGGTTGGAGGGATTGTGCTTGAAACCGTGACGCCACAGGGCTTCGGCCATGTCGGCCATACCCAGGGGAGCGCCGGGGTGGCCGGAGCGGGCTTTTTCAATGGCGTCCATGGCAAGGGCGCGGATGGCGTTGGCGCACTGTCTGCGGGTGGGCATGACTCGTACCTCTATTTTTGCGTGATATTGTTGGCGGCGCGGCGTCTCAGGGATACTTCCGCATGTCGGGGCGTTTTGCCCGCCAGCGGGGCCATAAAGGCGGCAAGCCGTTTGTCGTAAGGTTTATGGCCAAAAAAGGCCGAGCCGGAAACAAGTACCTCTGCCCCGGCATCCACAAGCTGGGCCGTGTTTTCGGGGCATACCCCGCCGTCGATCTGGATAAGCGCTTCGGCCCCGCCGCTGGCGTCAAGCAGTTGCCGGGCGGCGCGAATTTTGTCGTATGTGGAGGGGATGAACGCCTGACCCGAAAAACCGGGGTTCACGCTCATGAGCAGCAGCATGTCCATATCCGCCGCCAGCCACCGCGCCGCGCTCACGTCCGTGCCGGGGTTGAGGGCAAGCCCGGCCTTGCAGCCCATGGCCCTTATGGCCGTGAGCGTGCGCTGGGGATGCCTGTCGGCCTCGGCATGGATGACCAGCATGTCGGCCCCGGCCTTGTAAAAGTCGGCAATGTAGCGGGCAGGGTCATTCACCATCAGGTGCACGTCAAAAAAAAGCCCGCTGACAGACCGCAAGGCCTTGATCAACGGGGGACCAAAGGTGATGTTGGGCACAAAGGCCCCGTCCATCACGTCAAGATGCAGCCAGGCGACCCCGGCTGCTTCAAGAGCGGCAAGCTCATCGGCCAGACGGGCAAAATCAGCGGACAGCAATGAGGGCGATAAGATCATGATTATATAGCGGGGTGAGCGTGTTGCCGGGGAGGACCATCAACAGAAAGGGCCGCCTCCCCCGCGTCCCTTCCCTAGAAATCTGCATTGCAGCGGCCACTGCCGCCCCAGGTGTCGCCCGCGCGCCCGCACTGAGCGAACGCCCGTCCTGTCGGCTATCTGTCGCTCAGCAGGCGGCGCAACGAAATCAGCTCGCGCTGCAGCATGCGCATAAAATCCGGGTCCGGCACGGCCGCCACGCGCTCTGGCAGACTTTCATCCACCACGGCGCTGCCCGAAAGCACGCGCCGCGCGCCTTCAATAGTCATGCCCTGCTCGTGCAGCAACTGCTGGATGCGCCGCAGCAGGGCCACGTTTTCTTCAGTGTACAGGCGCTGGCCCTTGCCGGTGCGCAGGGGGGCCAGCTGGGGAAACTCCGTCTCCCAGAAGCGCAGCACATGGGTCTTGAGGTCGAGCAGTTCCGCAACCTCACCTATGCGATAGGTATTGTCGGGCGTATGGTCCGACATGGCATGCCTCCCTGACAATCTCTGAACATGTGCCCGTATTGCGCAGACCCGAAAAAACGGGTCTGCGCGGGATGTGCTAGATACTGACGCCCAGAGCGCTCACCAGAGACTGTGCCACCTTCTCCCGTTCCTTGTCCACTTCCGTATCCTTGAGGGTGCGCTCCGCATGGCGGAAAGTAAGACGGAAGGTAAGGTTGCGCACGGGCTCTTCGCCCTGCTCCACCTTGGGTTCAAAGCAGTCCACCAGGGCCACGTCTTCCAGCAGGGCAAGCTTGAGGCCCCGCACATGGGCCGTGACGTCGGCAACCTTGAGGCCCGGTCCGGCGGTGACTGTGATGTCGCGCCGCACAGGCGGATACACGGGCAGCGGTTCAAAACGCACCCTGGCCGCATCGTGCATCTCGCGCAGGGTTTCCAGATTCAGCTCGGCCAGCCACACGTCCTTGCGGGCGTGGTATTCGTCGGCCATGGCGGGTTTTACCCGGCCCATAAAGCCCACGACGCGTCCATTGACCAGTATGTTGACGCCGGGCAGCAAAAAGGGATGCTCCGCTGCCAGCTCGCAGGCGGGCGCATCAAGATGCAGGTAGTGCAGCAGGTTTTCCACCACGCCCTTGAGGTCGGCGTAGTCCATGTCGCCCTCGGCCTGGGGCCAGGCCGTGTCGTAGCGCGTGCCGTAGAGCAGCACGCCCAGCATGCCTGTTTCGCGGGCGGTGGTTTCGGAAGCGGCGTCGGCCTCAAAGATGTTGGCCAGTTCAAACAGCCGCAGCCCCTGAGCGCCTTGGGCAAGGTTGTTGCGCAGGTCGTACAGCAGGCCGGGGGCCAGCGCGGTGCGCAGGGCATCCTGCTCCGCCGAAAGGGGATTCATGATGGAGATGCGCCCCTCGCGCGGCAGGGTGAGGTGATCCATGTCCTTGTGGCCCACAAAGCTGTAGTTCACGGCTTCATTGAGACCCAGGCCAGCGCCCCAGTGCTTGAGGCGCGACCAGAAGCCAAAGCGCGATTCCGGCTCGCCGGCGCGGTCAAGGTTGCGGGCAATGGCGGGCAACACAGGCGCGATGGTGTCCAGCCCGTGCACGCGGCCCACTTCTTCAATAAGGTCGGCCTCGCGGGTGAGGTCGGGACGCCACGAGGGCTGGCTGACGCGCCACACAGGGCTGTTTTCGCCCTTGTCCACGTTGCAGCCCATGCCGGTGAGCACCTTTTCGTCAAAGTCGTTGGCGAGGTGCACGCCCAGCAGGGAGTCGGCACGGGCAGGACGGAATTCGATGCTTGCCGCCTTGAAGGGGCAAGGCTCGCTGATGGAAAGGCCGCGCTGCACGCGCCCGCCGCTGACGGCGGCCATCATGGCGCAGGCGCGGTCGAGCGCCCACACGGTACGCTGCTGGTCGATGCCGCGTTCAAAGCGGTACGAGGACTCGGACGAAAGCCCCAGCCGACGCGAAGTCTTGCGGATGGTCGCAGGTTTGAAGACCGCGCTTTCCAGAAACACGTTGGTGCTGGCGTCGGTAATTTCGCTGTCCAGGCCGCCCATGACGCCAGCCAGAGCCACGGCGCGCGCGCCATCGCGGATGCAGAGGTCGGCGGCGGTAAGCACGCGCTCCTGCCCGTCGAGAGTGGTGAACTTGTCGCCGTCGTGGGCGCGGCGCACCACGATGCGGCCGCCTTCCAGCTTGTCCATGTCAAAGGAGTGCAAGGGTTGCCCGCACTCAAAAAGGATATAGTTGGTCACGTCCACAATGTTGGAAATGGGGCGCACGCCATGGGCATGCAGTCGGTGACGCAGACGCATGGGCGAAGGCCCGATTTTTACGCCCGTAATGACGCGGCCAGAATACAGCCAGCAGTGCTCGGGGTCTTCGATATCAATGGGTACCAGCACTTCCGGCCCGGAGGCGTCGAGCTGCAGCGGCAGATCGGGGATGCCGAGGGGCAGGTTGCAGGCGAGGGCCGTCTCGCGCGCAAGGCCGAGCACCGAAAGGCAGTCGGCACGGTTGGGCGTGATGGAGATATCCAGCACTTCGCGGTCCAGCTCCAGCTGATCCACCAGGGGCTTGCCCACCACAAAGTTCTGGGGCAGCACCATGATGCCGGAGTGGTCTTCGGTCAGGCCAAGCTCGCGCTCGGAGCAGATCATGCCAAAGGAGGGCGCGCCGCGCAGTTTGGCTTTTTTGATCACCATGCCGTCGGGCATTTTTGTGCCCACAAGCGCCACAGGAACCTTCTGCCCGGCAGCCACGTTGGGCGCGCCGCAGACGATATCAAGCAGCTCGCCTTGTCCGGCGTCAACCTTGCAGACGTGCAGGTGGTCTGATTCCGGATGGTTGTCGCACGAAACCACATGCCCCACCACAATGGAGCTGATGCCATCATAGGGCCGACTGATGTCTTCCAGCTCAAGGCCGAGCATGGTCAGGCGGTCGCCCAGCGCCTCAGCCGTTCCTTCATACGGAGTAAATTCACGCAGCCATGAAAGTGAGAGCAGCATAGTTCGTCCTGTTTCCGCGCCGTGGCGTGGTTATTTGAAACTCCAGGCAGGAGTTTGATTTTGCGGATCGGGCAGTGGGCGCTCGTAGCGCTTTTCCTTGCCCGCGCCCGGACCGTAGGCCCCCGGCAGGGGACGCTTACGCTCGGGTTTTTCTTCCGGCTGGCGGTCGTCAATGGTGTTGCCGTAGGCGTCAGTGTAGCCCATGCCGCCCTCGGCCGTACGCCCGGCGCTTTTGCTGGGCAACGACTCGATGCGCTTGGGCTCGCCCGGCGCGTCCATGCCCGAATTGCGCGGGCTGTAGGCCGAGGCCGCCAGAGCCGCACGCGGCGCGAGCCACTGCGGGCCGCAGGGGGCCAGCAGGGAGGCCGTCAGCAAGGCCAGCAACGCGCACGCCATGGTCGACGCCCACGTGCGGCGCGACCGGGCAGCTCTGTCGCTGCGGGCTATGCGGCTAATGACAACGGGCATACTGTCCTACCTGGCAAACTGCCCAAGAAAGCGTACGTCGTTTTCAAAAAACATGCGCAGGTCGCCGATGCCGTACTTGAGCATGGTCACGCGCTCAACGCCCATGCCAAAGGCAAAACCGCTGACGTCCGCCGGGTAGCCCACGGCCTCAAACACAGCCGGGTCAACCATGCCGCAGCCCAAAATTTCAACCCAGCCGGTGGTCTTGCACACGCGGCAGGGCGCGTCGCCGATGTGGCCCTTGCCGCCGCAC is from Desulfovibrio desulfuricans and encodes:
- the pheT gene encoding phenylalanine--tRNA ligase subunit beta, which encodes MLLSLSWLREFTPYEGTAEALGDRLTMLGLELEDISRPYDGISSIVVGHVVSCDNHPESDHLHVCKVDAGQGELLDIVCGAPNVAAGQKVPVALVGTKMPDGMVIKKAKLRGAPSFGMICSERELGLTEDHSGIMVLPQNFVVGKPLVDQLELDREVLDISITPNRADCLSVLGLARETALACNLPLGIPDLPLQLDASGPEVLVPIDIEDPEHCWLYSGRVITGVKIGPSPMRLRHRLHAHGVRPISNIVDVTNYILFECGQPLHSFDMDKLEGGRIVVRRAHDGDKFTTLDGQERVLTAADLCIRDGARAVALAGVMGGLDSEITDASTNVFLESAVFKPATIRKTSRRLGLSSESSYRFERGIDQQRTVWALDRACAMMAAVSGGRVQRGLSISEPCPFKAASIEFRPARADSLLGVHLANDFDEKVLTGMGCNVDKGENSPVWRVSQPSWRPDLTREADLIEEVGRVHGLDTIAPVLPAIARNLDRAGEPESRFGFWSRLKHWGAGLGLNEAVNYSFVGHKDMDHLTLPREGRISIMNPLSAEQDALRTALAPGLLYDLRNNLAQGAQGLRLFELANIFEADAASETTARETGMLGVLLYGTRYDTAWPQAEGDMDYADLKGVVENLLHYLHLDAPACELAAEHPFLLPGVNILVNGRVVGFMGRVKPAMADEYHARKDVWLAELNLETLREMHDAARVRFEPLPVYPPVRRDITVTAGPGLKVADVTAHVRGLKLALLEDVALVDCFEPKVEQGEEPVRNLTFRLTFRHAERTLKDTEVDKEREKVAQSLVSALGVSI